The DNA sequence CATAACCGCCTGTATAAACCGGTCCTCCAGGGAAAAACGTTGATCATGCAGTCGGGCTGCCATGGTTCTTTCCTGGGCCGCCTGGATCTGGAAATTGAGGGGGGGCGTATAACTGACTACCGACACCAACTGATTGAGGTAGAAGACAATATAGACCCCGATCCTGCGGTAGCTGACCTTGTCCGCCAAGCGCTCACGCCTTATCAAAAAGAATTATCAACGGTTGTGGGTGAAACGGCGACGGCGCTCAACAGAGCGACCATGCTGGAAACGACGATGGACAATTTCCTGTTGCAGGCATTGCTGGAAAGCACGGGCGCGCAATTGGCATTCTCGAATGGTTGGCGCTTTGGGGCACCAATAATTCCCGGAGAGGTGACTTTGAATGACCTCTATAACATGATCCCGATGAACCCGCCAATCTCAACGGTCGAGCTGACGGGCGAGGAAATTGTTGTGATGCTGGAAGAGAATCTGGAGCGAACATTTGCAGGCGATCCGTATGACCAGATGGGTGGTTACGTTAAACGCGGTCTCGGCCTCAATGCCTATATCAAGATCGAAAATCCAGCCGGACAGCGCGTCCAGCAAGTGTTTGTAGGCAACGAGCCGCTACAAGCCGGGCGCTATTACCCCACGGCTTTTGTCACAGAACAAGGTGTCGCGCAGAAGTATGGTTGCAATCGCCAACAGCACACTGAGCGAAGCATAGAGGCGTTGACGGCATATCTGGCCAGGCACCGCCCGCTGCACGCAGAACTACGGGGCACCTTCGTCGCGGTATAGGGTATTCGCGTGATCGCGTACTCGCTCTGAAAAGCAGAGGTGTGCCCCTAGAACGGAACCATCAGGAGTGCTAAGAGTTGGAGGAAGCACACAAGGGGGTGCAGGATGAAGACCAACGGAACCAGGTACAGTCCGGCGTTCAAGCTCCAGGTGGTGTTGGAGGCCATTAAGGCCGAAGGGAAAGGTGGGGAGGCCCAGGTGACCCGGGCCTACGGTGTACGCCCGGTGACGCTCTCCAATTGGTGAAGGCAGTTTCTGGAACATGGGGCCGAGGTGTTTGAGGGTAAGGAGGTGGTGAAGGTCTACAAGAAGAAGGTGGCGGAGTTGGAGCGTATGGTGGGGCATACCTTTGGGAACTTCATCGGTGTGGTAATGAACAGGACTGCGAAAGGAAGCATTTTATCGCCTGGCCCAAAAGGTCAAAAGCATATTTTCCAAAAGAAACCTTTCGAAAGTGGTAGATGGATTATACGCCTGCGGACCGGTAATAGGTACATGCAGGCAATACCATTGGGATTACATGATTGTGCTCAAGGATAACTGTTTAAAAGAGGTCTGGGAAGATGCTGAAGAATTGATGAAGTTAGAAGAGGAGAACCATTACGAGTGCGATTGGGGAGATCACCATCAGGTATACACATGGGCAAACGCCGTTCCATATTATTATGGTCAACATAGAAAGAACAAAGAGACCTTTGCCGTAGTGATATGCCAAGAAGAATGGGACGAGGTTGATCGCAACCGCGGTGAAACCAAACATAAAAAGACGCGCTATGCTTGGCTGTCTGGTAGAGCG is a window from the Candidatus Zixiibacteriota bacterium genome containing:
- a CDS encoding bifunctional metallophosphatase/5'-nucleotidase, coding for MANITSLTVIQLNDSHAYFDLHQEMFWQGGQAVYRPAGGYARIATIVKKIRAKNQGRTLFCDCGDTLHGTHPTQKTQGEALIPILNSLSLDAMTAHWEFAYGPETFKQRAAQLSYPMLAINVYNHATKERLFPPYSVKEIGGLRIGLVGIASNIVDKTMPPSFSAGLHFTLGREELPSIINVLRTQEKADLVVLISHLGFPQDMKLLSEVQGIDVCLSGHTHNRLYKPVLQGKTLIMQSGCHGSFLGRLDLEIEGGRITDYRHQLIEVEDNIDPDPAVADLVRQALTPYQKELSTVVGETATALNRATMLETTMDNFLLQALLESTGAQLAFSNGWRFGAPIIPGEVTLNDLYNMIPMNPPISTVELTGEEIVVMLEENLERTFAGDPYDQMGGYVKRGLGLNAYIKIENPAGQRVQQVFVGNEPLQAGRYYPTAFVTEQGVAQKYGCNRQQHTERSIEALTAYLARHRPLHAELRGTFVAV